One genomic region from Ovis canadensis isolate MfBH-ARS-UI-01 breed Bighorn chromosome 6, ARS-UI_OviCan_v2, whole genome shotgun sequence encodes:
- the LOC138442231 gene encoding uncharacterized protein isoform X2 → MALVPRLLPLLLRPLLRLTASSVALLATSAHSSYPGHLAHSAQSTFVMGSTLGPLCGLSSPRTRTWRPEHPLPATELARGLSFVFPSRSPRSGSQKRSTGDPQAPGSDTGASHGRQMPPKDSGPPACRGAEGALKARLGRSSTLEQRPTTGPGSPPGTSCSAQDRR, encoded by the exons ATGGCGCTTGTACCGCGGCTGCTGCCGCTTCTTCTTCGGCCGCTTCTTCGGCTCACCGCCTCTTCCGTCGCCCTTCTGGCGACCAGCGCCCATTCCTCCTACCCCGGGCATCTGGCCCATAGCGCTCAATCCACCTTCGTGATGGGTTCCACTTTAGGGCCTCTTTGTGGGCTCTCCAGTCCCCGGACCCGCACGTGGCGCCCGGAGCACCCGCTCCCGGCAACGGAGCTGGCACGAGGCCTGTCATTTGTGTTCCCCTCCCGCAGCCCGAGATCGGGTTCCCAGAAACGGAGCACAGGGGACCCTCAAGCTCCGGGATCAGACACCGGCGCCTCACACGGTCGCCAGATGCCCCCGAAAGACTCCGGGCCTCCAGCCTGCCGCGGAGCAGAGGGCGCCCTCAAAGCCCGACTCGGCCGCTCGTCGACCTTGGAGCAGCGCCCAACAACAGGTCCAG ggtCCCCACCTGGGACGTCCTGCTCGGCCCAGGACCGCCGCTGA
- the LOC138442231 gene encoding uncharacterized protein isoform X1 — MISLSGGICDGGQGTRDRVPGEPPPTATLELAELELLWDRYSQLEEEVEALKYEAEHLGQQEAWVREMTVFFINLRELLEACAPGCAAPRRAASDSLGEIPGLLPTASKPLGGLPAEPRAARKQRPQVTSLGTLTPRSPWTPALWSGPIPRLCVPFLQPEIGRRELEHRGPSGLRGRTLAPHRATERPRKTPGLQLAAEQRTTSKLESDTLESGGRSGNGDRMATYIRRSRAFSPGRDHPETPVPGVPRPSTAGSALEAVSAGLGACFVRGRQSRKRQRLLAGAWTYALCGPPGVSQCRGADGPRAWGPLAWDQFKESLPALCPGVLESFLQRARGMPCSPREDEKPL, encoded by the coding sequence ATGATAAGCCTCTCTGGAGGAATATGTGACGGTGGGCAGGGCACCCGAGACCGTGTCCCAGGAGAGCCCCCGCCCACCGCCACCCTGGAGTTAGCTGAGCTGGAGCTGCTCTGGGACAGGTACTCCcagctggaggaggaggtggaggctcTTAAATATGAAGCCGAACACCTGGGGCAGCAGGAGGCGTGGGTCCGAGAAATGACAGTCTTCTTCATCAACTTGCGGGAACTCCTGGAAGCCTGTGCCCCGGGATGTGCTGCTCCGCGGAGGGCtgcctctgactctttgggagAGATCCCAGGACTCCTGCCCACGGCCAGCAAACCTCTCGGTGGGCTCCCTGCAGAGCCAAGGGCAGCCAGAAAGCAGCGGCCACAGGTGACCTCCCTTGGAACCTTAACACCAAGGTCCCCTTGGACTCCAGCCCTGTGGAGCGGCCCGATCCCTCGTCTTTGTGTTCCCTTCCTGCAGCCTGAGATCGGGCGCCGAGAACTGGAGCACAGGGGACCCTCAGGCCTCCGGGGTCGCACACTGGCTCCGCACAGGGCTACAGAGCGCCCGCGAAAGACTCCGGGCCTCCAGCTCGCCGCGGAGCAAAGGACGACCTCAAAGCTGGAGTCTGACACTCTTGAGTCTGGCGGGAGGTCGGGTAATGGGGACCGGATGGCCACCTACATCCGGCGAAGCAGGGCGTTCTCACCTGGGCGAGACCACCCCGAGACCCCGGTTCCCGGCGTGCCTCGGCCTTCCACCGCCGGGTCTGCCCTGGAGGCTGTCTCTGCAGGCTTGGGTGCCTGCTTCGTCCGTGGGAGACAGAGTCGGAAACGCCAGCGCCTCCTGGCCGGGGCTTGGACCTATGCCCTGTGTGGTCCGCCTGGTGTGTCTCAGTGCCGAGGCGCTGATGGGCCGAGGGCCTGGGGACCGCTGGCCTGGGACCAGTTTAAGGAGTCTCTTCCTGCTTTGTGCCCTGGTGTTCTGGAGAGTTTTCTCCAGAGGGCGAGAGGGATGCCCTGCTCTCCAAGAGAAGATGAGAAACCTCTTTAG
- the LOC138442231 gene encoding uncharacterized protein isoform X3: protein MALVPRLLPLLLRPLLRLTASSVALLATSAHSSYPGHLAHSAQSTFVMGSTLGPLCGLSSPRTRTWRPEHPLPATELARGLSFVFPSRSPRSGSQKRSTGDPQAPGSDTGASHGRQMPPKDSGPPACRGAEGALKARLGRSSTLEQRPTTGPGSPPGTSCSAEDRR, encoded by the exons ATGGCGCTTGTACCGCGGCTGCTGCCGCTTCTTCTTCGGCCGCTTCTTCGGCTCACCGCCTCTTCCGTCGCCCTTCTGGCGACCAGCGCCCATTCCTCCTACCCCGGGCATCTGGCCCATAGCGCTCAATCCACCTTCGTGATGGGTTCCACTTTAGGGCCTCTTTGTGGGCTCTCCAGTCCCCGGACCCGCACGTGGCGCCCGGAGCACCCGCTCCCGGCAACGGAGCTGGCACGAGGCCTGTCATTTGTGTTCCCCTCCCGCAGCCCGAGATCGGGTTCCCAGAAACGGAGCACAGGGGACCCTCAAGCTCCGGGATCAGACACCGGCGCCTCACACGGTCGCCAGATGCCCCCGAAAGACTCCGGGCCTCCAGCCTGCCGCGGAGCAGAGGGCGCCCTCAAAGCCCGACTCGGCCGCTCGTCGACCTTGGAGCAGCGCCCAACAACAGGTCCAG GATCCCCACCTGGGACGTCCTGCTCGGCCGAGGATCGCCGCTGA